The following coding sequences lie in one Ostrea edulis chromosome 8, xbOstEdul1.1, whole genome shotgun sequence genomic window:
- the LOC125662893 gene encoding uncharacterized protein LOC125662893, with the protein MDILHRTSESVCMGLCRILGTSQQVVMRRDMTDISDTIDIQKAGAIVGCKMKNGSYKEGFRLKGSDVDTMFWLPDNRVIWNMSQTQFYNLHKHTVILSDSSESPPGYMLLWLPMERASDKVLAATVRDHSRLIVSSSKYREIMCPSVHPNSKPHGPCASGVLGDIIEYDHAHCFVSDFWPSSASSWRFRCHLWPHPQIVNDIIRKGCHVVAIGPKLENHEDIEWRISFSLAEQILVRSMNHCQFLVYGLLKLFLKEVLNNGLSEDDKLLCSYHMKMAVFWVLQHNTVLAWGPHNLLQCFWISFKVILKWVYEGVCPNFFIPENNMFLFKIYGAAQQKLFIRLYGLYEKGLVECLLHISSISPYVRSAQLNPRLSICTDEHVLISEAEFDGELFREIIRNNYAQSTSDLRLCMKVLHIVEQLIGSFLTQYQVVMLQKITATVLQSTAFILHNLQTNTRVNKQMYVTDRNFCFMLKLAAKFGFVSDMLHIAMYYYKTFRYKEAIFAIEMTNSRKYPDKERNAKAAGEKSYSTKMTQTVAGIIPLENEICYIDELTPEQRSSSRNGKILLHVPPFVLLHMLEVLCYRHVEPMKVKTALENLQSLVTCDQGVFVPRHVRDISWEILGICQQVTGNLQAALSSYQQSLAQKQFNKIHTATEGRIQTICSSL; encoded by the coding sequence ATGGATATCTTACATCGTACTTCTGAATCTGTGTGTATGGGACTTTGTCGTATACTGGGAACTTCACAACAGGTGGTCATGAGAAGGGATATGACTGACATCAGTGATACAATAGACATCCAGAAAGCAGGGGCAATAGTTGGCTGTAAGATGAAAAATGGAAGTTATAAAGAAGGATTTAGACTTAAAGGATCCGACGTTGACACCATGTTCTGGTTACCTGACAATCGAGTGATCTGGAACATGTCTCAGACTCAGTTTTACAACCTACACAAACACACAGTGATCCTGTCAGACAGTTCGGAAAGTCCGCCAGGATACATGTTACTTTGGTTACCAATGGAGAGAGCCAGTGATAAAGTGCTGGCGGCCACAGTGAGAGACCACAGCAGATTGATTGTATCTAGTTCTAAATATAGAGAAATCATGTGTCCATCAGTACATCCCAACTCTAAACCACATGGACCATGTGCTAGTGGTGTGTTGGGCGATATCATAGAATACGACCACGCCCACTGCTTTGTTAGTGACTTCTGGCCTTCATCCGCCTCCTCGTGGAGATTCAGGTGTCATTTATGGCCACATCCTCAAATTGTTAATGACATCATCAGAAAGGGATGTCACGTTGTAGCAATAGGTCCCAAACTAGAAAATCATGAAGACATTGAATGGAGAATATCGTTTTCTCTAGCAGAACAGATACTTGTGCGCTCAATGAACCATTGCCAGTTCCTGGTATATGGTCTacttaaattgtttttaaaagaagtaCTAAACAATGGGTTAAGTGAAGATGATAAATTACTATGTTCCTACCACATGAAGATGGCAGTTTTCTGGGTACTGCAACATAACACGGTACTTGCTTGGGGTCCACACAATTTGCTGCAGTGTTTCTGGATCAGTTTTAAAGTCATCCTTAAATGGGTGTATGAGGGGGTCTGTCCCAACTTTTTCATCCCAGAAAACaatatgtttctttttaaaatctatggAGCGGCACAACAGAAACTCTTTATTAGACTGTATGGGTTGTATGAGAAGGGTTTGGTAGAATGCTTGCTACACATTTCCTCCATCAGTCCCTATGTTAGAAGTGCCCAGCTTAACCCTAGACTCTCCATTTGTACAGATGAACACGTGCTAATCTCGGAGGCCGAGTTTGATGGAGAACTGTTTCGCGAGATAATCCGTAATAATTATGCACAATCCACATCAGATCTCCGTCTCTGTATGAAGGTCTTGCACATAGTAGAGCAACTAATAGGTTCATTCCTGACACAGTATCAAGTTGTCATGTTACAAAAGATTACAGCCACAGTCCTCCAAAGCACTGCCTTTATATTGCACAACCTGCAAACCAACACACGTGTAAACAAACAGATGTATGTTACCGACAGAAATTTCTGTTTCATGCTGAAATTGGCAGCCAAGTTTGGGTTTGTTTCTGACATGTTGCACATTGCCATGTATTATTATAAGACATTCAGATACAAGGAAGCTATATTTGCTATAGAGATGACAAATTCTAGAAAATATCCAGACAAAGAGAGAAATGCAAAGGCTGCAGGGGAAAAATCTTATTCTACAAAGATGACACAAACTGTAGCTGGGATAATCCcacttgaaaatgaaatttgctATATTGATGAGTTAACACCAGAACAACGGTCTAGTTCACGGAACGGAAAGATTTTATTGCACGTACCGCCCTTTGTACTGTTACACATGCTGGAAGTCTTGTGTTACAGGCATGTGGAACCGATGAAAGTAAAAACAGCTCTCGAAAATCTACAGTCGCTAGTTACGTGTGATCAAGGGGTGTTTGTTCCTAGACATGTCAGAGACATATCGTGGGAGATCCTAGGAATCTGTCAACAGGTCACAGGGAATCTCCAGGCTGCCCTGTCTTCTTACCAACAATCACTCGCACAAAAACAATTCAACAAAATACACACTGCTACAGAGGGAAGAATACAAACTATCTGCTCATCACTATAA
- the LOC125662744 gene encoding uncharacterized protein LOC125662744 — MTTKDKTQTISTKVNDPDRDDKGVSINDPDRDDKGVSINDPDRDDKSVSINDPDRDDKGVSINDPGRDDKGVSINDPDEDDKGVSINDPDRDDKGVSINDPDRDDKGVSINDPDRDDKGVSINDPDRDNKGVSINDPDRDDKGVSINDPDRDNKGVSISDPDRDDKGVSINDPDRDDKGVSINDPDRDDKGVSINDPDRDDKGVSINDPDRDDKGVSINDPDRDDKGVSMSSRKTVN, encoded by the exons atgaccacCAAGGATAAG ACCCAAACAATCTCAACAAAGGTTAACGACCCAGACAGAGACGACAAAGGTGTGTCAATTAACGACCCAGACAGAGACGACAAAGGTGTGTCAATTAACGACCCAGACAGAGACGACAAAAGTGTATCAATTAACGACCCAGACAGAGACGACAAAGGTGTGTCAATTAACGACCCAGGCAGAGACGACAAAGGTGTATCAATTAACGACCCAGACGAAGACGACAAAGGTGTGTCAATTAACGACCCAGACAGAGACGACAAAGGTGTATCAATTAACGACCCAGACAGAGACGACAAAGGTGTATCAATTAACGACCCAGACAGAGACGACAAAGGTGTATCAATTAACGACCCAGACAGAGACAACAAAGGTGTGTCAATTAACGACCCAGACAGAGACGACAAAGGTGTGTCAATTAACGACCCAGACAGAGACAACAAAGGTGTATCAATTAGCGACCCAGACAGAGACGACAAAGGTGTATCAATTAACGACCCAGACAGAGACGACAAAGGTGTATCAATTAACGACCCAGACAGAGACGACAAAGGTGTGTCAATTAACGACCCAGACAGAGACGACAAAGGTGTATCAATTAACGACCCAGACAGAGACGACAAAGGTGTGTCAATTAACGACCCAGACAGAGACGACAAAGGTGTATCAATGAGCTCGAGGAAGACCGTAAATTAA
- the LOC125660988 gene encoding ras-related protein Rab-31-like, translated as MKSIEAKVVVLGSQAVGKTSVVIRYVGGMFSKAVSPTIGASFFTYKLTLNNYRMKLQVWDTAGQERFRSMAPMYYRKANAAMLIYDITSEDSFYDIKDWVSELKKNVDTPIVMCLVGNKSDLEESRQVNVKEAQEYADSIGALFHETSALKNIGIEEAFLQVAQQLVKLYETSPNCGLYSIDLDQSSSSQNPDDTTNSFRLPPDQSTANTPNSKCAC; from the exons atgaaatccatAGAGGCGAAAGTTGTCGTTCTAGGCTCTCAAG CTGTGGGTAAGACTAGTGTCGTCATTCGTTATGTTGGAGGAATGTTCAGCAAGGCTGTCAGTCCTACTATCGGAGCTTCTTTTTTTACTTACAAACT AACACTGAACAACTACAGGATGAAATTGCAAGTATGGGATACTGCTGGACAAGAGAGATTTAGATCAATG GCTCCCATGTACTACAGGAAGGCCAATGCAGCCATGTTGATTTATGATATTACGTCTGAGGACAGCTTTTACGATATCAAAGACTGGGTCAGCG aattgaaaaagaatgttgATACACCAATAG TGATGTGTCTTGTGGGAAATAAGAGTGACCTTGAAGAGAGTAGACAAGTCAATGTCAAAGAAGCTCAAGAATATGCAGACTCCATTGGAGCTCTGTTCCATGAGACGTCAGCACTCAAAAACATAG GAATTGAGGAAGCCTTTCTACAGGTGGCCCAGCAGCTGGTTAAGTTATACGAGACTTCACCAAACTGTGGATTGTATTCCATAGACCTGGATCAGTCCTCATCCTCACAAAATCCGGACGATACAACAAACAGCTTCAGGCTGCCTCCAGATCAGTCCACTGCTAACACACCTAACTCCAAGTGTGCCTGCTAG
- the LOC125660991 gene encoding uncharacterized protein LOC125660991, translating to MTYSVFIWLFLLQDGITAVTLANNENWTTSRTGRHKRWEEEAYDDYGGDKIDYQEETEEESRIKNLMLNWEKLALRFIFVISFLLMVTFCACHFCQKYMKQLCRNVHWWCHHCMMGWCPCCVEDPMFEKIKMFSESYGLNLSEDAYNQLKKVMEEGAAQGRGGMGMGRI from the exons ATGACGTACTCAGTTTTTATTTGGCTGTTTCTTCTGCAAG aTGGGATCACGGCGGTTACTCTGGCCAATAATGAGAACTGGACGACAAGTCGGACAGGGCGTCACAAGCGCTGGGAGGAGGAGGCGTATGATGATTACGGCGGAGATAAAATCGATTATCAAGAAGAG ACGGAGGAGGAGTCTAGAATCAAGAACCTGATGTTGAATTGGGAGAAACTGGCTCTGCGCTTCATCTTCGTCATATCCTTTTTGCTGATGGTCACGTTCTGCGCctgtcatttctgtcagaaaTACATGAAGCAGCTTTGTAGGAATGTCCACTGGTGGTGTCACCACTGCATGATGGGCTGGTGTCCTTGCTGCGTGGAAGACCCCa TGTTCGAAAAAATTAAGATGTTCTCCGAGAGCTATGGCTTGAATTTATCTGAGGATGCCTACAACCAACTGAAGAAAGTAATGGAGGAAGGGGCAGCCCAGGGAAGAGGGGGAATGGGGATGGGCAGGATATGA
- the LOC125660990 gene encoding ras-related protein Rab-13-like → MGASTSTSEDSDKHLIQKVKIALVGTYAVGKTSIITRYIRDTFTSDYIYTRGGSINRKLITVHGYKLQIELIDTGGQKYQKEIAPTLYKIAHGILLVHDISKPQSFEHVEEWLTGIRQNTLGDPVIMLIGNKNDLDPQVKSDYPSTESTNLTTGLSRVPYEQCQKKVQEEGLLPFYSEVSAKTGINIDPVFELLVKEILHKQHSLLGTIWEPDLGKDEVDKGRPNDKNPSHKRLTCTIL, encoded by the exons ATGGGCGCTTCTACGTCAACTTCAGAAGATAGTGATAAGCATTTGATACAGAAAGTTAAAATCGCTTTAGTAGGTACCTACGCTGTtggaaaaacatcaataataaCACGATACATCAGAGATACGTTCACTTCAGACTATATTTATACACGAG GAGGAAGCATAAATAGGAAGTTGATAACTGTTCATGGATATAAACTTCAGATAGAGCTGAT AGATACAGGAGGGCAGAAGTATCAGAAGGAAATTGCCCCTACTTTGTATAAGATAGCACAC GGTATCTTACTTGTCCACGATATATCAAAACCCCAAAGCTTTGAGCATGTGGAGGAATGGCTAACGGGAATTCGACAG AACACTCTTGGTGATCCCGTAATAATGCTCATCGGCAATAAAAACGACTTGGATCCGCAGGTCAAATCTGATTATCCTTCCACAGAATCCACGAATCTCACAACAGGACTATCTCGTGTTCCGTATGAACAATGCCAAAAG AAGGTACAGGAGGAGGGTCTCCTTCCATTTTACAGCGAGGTCAGCGCCAAGACCGGCATTAACATAGACCCTGTGTTTGAGTTGCTGGTCAAAGAAATTCTCCATAAACAACACAGTCTTCTTGGCACTATCTGGGAGCCTGATCTAGGAAAG